A window of Cohnella herbarum contains these coding sequences:
- a CDS encoding oxidoreductase, whose amino-acid sequence MDAFKALVADREGDEVRIGTRRMTAAQLPEGEVLVRVVYSSVNYKDGLASIPNGNIVKDYPFIPGIDLAGIVVSSEDSRFREGDEILVTGFGLGVNRFGGYSEYAKVPADWVVKLPAGLSLKEAMIFGTAGFTAAMSVQALQAGGVDPKSGPVLVTGATGGVGSVSIAILAKLGYEVVASTGKKEAADELLRLGATRVIGREELFPEKPRPLGRETWAGVVDCVGGKSLASILSNVKYGGTVAASGLTGGSELETTVFPFILRGIRLIGIDSVQASMSARRRVWELLASEYKPEGLASIASEISLEQIPSALSAILSGQSRGRVVVKL is encoded by the coding sequence ATGGATGCATTCAAAGCTTTAGTGGCGGATCGCGAAGGCGACGAAGTGCGGATCGGTACTCGAAGGATGACCGCGGCGCAATTGCCCGAGGGCGAAGTGCTGGTGCGGGTCGTCTATTCCAGCGTGAACTATAAAGACGGGTTGGCTTCCATTCCGAACGGAAATATCGTGAAGGATTATCCGTTCATTCCGGGAATCGATCTAGCCGGTATCGTCGTGTCTAGCGAGGATAGTCGGTTTAGGGAAGGCGACGAGATTCTCGTCACGGGATTCGGGCTTGGCGTCAACCGCTTCGGCGGGTACAGCGAGTATGCGAAGGTGCCGGCGGATTGGGTCGTTAAGCTGCCTGCGGGACTTTCGCTGAAGGAAGCGATGATCTTCGGGACCGCGGGGTTTACGGCGGCAATGTCGGTTCAAGCGTTGCAGGCCGGCGGAGTGGATCCGAAGAGCGGGCCGGTACTCGTAACGGGAGCGACGGGCGGAGTCGGAAGCGTATCGATCGCGATTCTGGCGAAGCTAGGTTATGAAGTCGTGGCGAGCACGGGGAAAAAGGAGGCGGCAGACGAGTTGCTTCGGCTTGGCGCGACCCGCGTAATCGGACGAGAGGAGCTCTTCCCGGAGAAGCCTCGCCCCCTTGGCCGGGAAACGTGGGCAGGCGTCGTCGATTGCGTCGGCGGGAAATCGCTCGCCTCCATCTTAAGCAACGTGAAATACGGCGGCACTGTAGCGGCGAGCGGATTGACGGGGGGGAGCGAGCTCGAGACGACCGTCTTCCCCTTCATCCTTCGTGGCATTCGGCTAATCGGAATCGACTCCGTCCAAGCTTCAATGTCGGCGAGGAGGCGGGTGTGGGAGCTTCTTGCATCGGAATACAAACCGGAGGGATTAGCATCTATAGCTTCCGAAATCTCTTTAGAGCAAATTCCGTCCGCCCTCTCCGCGATTCTCTCTGGGCAATCCCGCGGCAGAGTCGTTGTTAAGCTATAG
- a CDS encoding fumarylacetoacetate hydrolase family protein: protein MKLLTFIENEKYKLGVYTEEGILDIGAAAASATAPGERSIPITIQQVIEGGDEALAALRAFVGTTMASSDRGSYIREQSALTLGPCVTHPNKIICVGLNYRKHAEETNAALPEYPILFNKFNNTLAGDREEIPLPRVSQKVDYEAELVIVIGKKAKYIDKADALSYVLGYCNVNDLSARDLQLRTQQWLTGKSCDKFSPIGPYLVTADEVGDPNRLSIKCTVNGEVRQNSNTSDMIFSCEEIVSYISQNMTLVPGDIILTGTPEGVVLGQPPERQVYLQAGDRVTVEIEKLGSITNTMVNEV from the coding sequence ATGAAATTATTAACCTTCATAGAAAACGAGAAATACAAGTTAGGCGTTTATACCGAGGAAGGGATTCTCGATATCGGCGCTGCTGCGGCGTCAGCGACTGCTCCGGGTGAGCGAAGCATTCCTATCACGATTCAACAGGTTATTGAAGGCGGAGACGAAGCATTGGCTGCGCTTCGTGCTTTCGTCGGGACTACGATGGCGTCTTCCGATCGCGGCTCTTACATTCGGGAGCAATCGGCGTTGACGCTCGGACCTTGCGTGACGCATCCGAACAAGATCATCTGCGTCGGATTGAACTACCGCAAGCACGCGGAGGAGACGAATGCCGCGCTGCCGGAATATCCGATTTTGTTCAACAAATTCAATAATACGTTGGCGGGAGACAGAGAAGAAATTCCGCTTCCGAGGGTGTCCCAGAAGGTCGATTACGAAGCGGAGCTCGTCATCGTGATCGGCAAGAAGGCGAAATATATCGATAAAGCAGACGCGCTGTCTTACGTGCTGGGCTATTGCAACGTGAACGATCTGTCGGCTCGGGATTTGCAATTACGTACTCAACAATGGTTGACGGGCAAGTCCTGCGATAAATTTTCCCCTATCGGCCCTTACCTTGTAACGGCGGACGAAGTGGGAGATCCGAACCGGTTGAGCATCAAGTGTACCGTGAACGGGGAAGTCAGGCAGAATTCGAATACGTCGGACATGATTTTCTCCTGCGAAGAGATCGTTAGTTATATTTCGCAGAACATGACTCTCGTACCGGGCGATATTATTCTGACGGGAACGCCCGAAGGCGTCGTGTTGGGACAACCTCCGGAGCGGCAGGTTTATCTGCAGGCGGGAGACCGCGTGACCGTTGAGATCGAGAAGCTCGGTTCGATCACGAATACGATGGTTAACGAGGTTTAG
- a CDS encoding ECF transporter S component — MEHARQRQGQGANPRGLKLTDILVTIVIAVVFGIIYKIWGPMYDVVKPLGTHAEQTIYGMWFLAGTFAFLVIRKPGVALLAEIAAASISALLGSEWGLSTLYYGALQGLGAEIVFAIFLYRYANVWVTSLAALGAAAGSLVLDFGYGYIESLSTWNYTLLIGFRALGSIVIAGVFASALSKALELTGVTKALRPASQADYDALNRA; from the coding sequence ATGGAACATGCTAGGCAAAGGCAAGGACAAGGGGCGAACCCCAGGGGATTGAAACTGACCGATATTCTCGTCACTATCGTGATCGCGGTCGTATTCGGCATCATCTACAAAATATGGGGACCGATGTACGACGTGGTCAAACCGCTGGGTACCCATGCGGAGCAAACGATATACGGCATGTGGTTTCTTGCAGGTACGTTCGCGTTTCTCGTTATCCGGAAGCCGGGAGTCGCGCTCCTCGCCGAGATAGCCGCGGCTTCCATAAGCGCTTTGCTCGGTAGCGAATGGGGACTTTCCACCTTGTACTACGGAGCGTTGCAAGGCTTGGGAGCGGAGATCGTGTTCGCGATTTTCCTCTATCGTTACGCGAACGTGTGGGTCACTTCTCTAGCCGCGCTTGGCGCGGCGGCTGGTTCGTTGGTGTTGGATTTCGGCTATGGCTACATTGAGTCGTTGTCTACATGGAACTATACGTTGTTGATCGGATTTAGAGCGTTGGGAAGCATCGTCATCGCCGGCGTGTTCGCCTCCGCGTTATCCAAAGCGTTGGAACTGACGGGAGTAACCAAAGCGCTGAGGCCGGCGTCCCAAGCGGACTACGACGCCTTAAACCGGGCATGA
- a CDS encoding SDR family NAD(P)-dependent oxidoreductase — protein sequence MRLKDKVILITGSGSGIGKCSAQLFAKEGATVVVNDLDAVKGEETVMEIRESGGSASFIQADVTDPASVQAMVERILAEYGVIDVLFNNAGISGVGALHEVEPDTWDRVMNVNIRGVYLPCKYVLPAMMERKSGSIINMSSCIAEIGLARRASYAATKGAILALTKSMQVDYAPYSIRVNALLPGTILTPFVENYLKTSYDDPAAAIESLKKRQLSGELGRPEDVAQAALFLASDESKFMMGSPLYIDGGAVFGKNA from the coding sequence ATGCGTTTAAAAGACAAGGTTATCTTGATTACCGGTTCCGGCTCCGGTATTGGCAAGTGTTCGGCGCAATTGTTTGCGAAGGAAGGGGCAACGGTCGTCGTCAACGACTTGGACGCGGTCAAAGGCGAAGAGACGGTCATGGAAATTCGGGAGTCGGGAGGTTCCGCGAGCTTCATCCAAGCCGACGTTACGGATCCCGCTTCCGTGCAAGCGATGGTGGAGCGTATCCTTGCCGAATACGGGGTTATCGACGTCCTCTTCAATAATGCGGGAATAAGCGGCGTCGGAGCTTTGCACGAGGTCGAGCCCGATACGTGGGATCGCGTGATGAACGTGAATATCCGAGGCGTTTACCTTCCGTGCAAATACGTTCTTCCGGCGATGATGGAGCGAAAGTCGGGTTCGATCATCAACATGTCTTCCTGCATAGCGGAGATCGGACTCGCGAGACGCGCTTCCTATGCCGCGACGAAGGGAGCGATTCTCGCGCTAACCAAATCGATGCAGGTGGATTATGCCCCTTACAGCATTCGGGTTAACGCTCTGTTGCCGGGAACGATCTTAACGCCGTTCGTGGAAAATTACTTAAAAACCTCGTACGACGATCCCGCTGCGGCGATCGAATCGCTTAAGAAACGTCAGCTTAGCGGCGAGCTGGGCCGTCCGGAAGACGTCGCTCAAGCCGCGCTGTTCCTGGCTTCGGACGAATCGAAATTTATGATGGGATCTCCGCTCTACATCGACGGCGGAGCCGTGTTCGGCAAAAACGCGTAG
- the infC gene encoding translation initiation factor IF-3, with amino-acid sequence MILNEKIKASEVLLTGVDGEDLGVVSRDEALALARKFKVDLVCTSLYSSPPPCKLVSKGAAKQEASKEKQDARKKEQPSKLKEIRLTANIEEHDYDTKCRQAEKLLASGNAVQLVVKIQGKEGPKAKELLERLLKDLAAGGKKETGIQLSGKQAAVRVNPL; translated from the coding sequence ATGATTCTGAACGAGAAAATAAAAGCATCCGAGGTTCTGTTAACGGGAGTAGATGGAGAAGATTTAGGGGTCGTATCGCGGGACGAGGCATTGGCGCTAGCCCGCAAGTTCAAAGTGGATTTGGTGTGCACTTCTCTGTATAGCAGTCCGCCGCCTTGTAAATTAGTTTCCAAAGGGGCGGCCAAACAAGAAGCATCGAAGGAAAAGCAAGACGCCCGGAAGAAGGAGCAGCCTTCCAAGCTTAAGGAGATCAGGCTAACGGCGAATATCGAGGAGCATGATTACGATACGAAATGCAGGCAAGCGGAGAAGCTGCTCGCTTCGGGTAACGCGGTTCAACTGGTCGTAAAAATACAAGGCAAAGAAGGGCCGAAGGCGAAGGAGTTGCTGGAGCGGTTGCTGAAGGATTTGGCCGCCGGCGGGAAGAAGGAAACCGGCATCCAGCTTAGCGGCAAACAAGCGGCCGTTCGGGTTAATCCGTTATAA
- a CDS encoding MFS transporter, translated as MSNPPVSGPSILSNRFAQTIIVSALFLQIGVWVRNIAILFYVIDMTGGDSLAVSFISVAEYAPIFIFSFIGGTLAKRWRPKKTMVRCDLLSAASILGVLFAMENGSWKAVFFATLVSAILSQFTHLSGMKLFKLHVPEHLVQKGMSVYQTLYAVFMIFGPIVGTFVYRNFGIETSIGIMGASFLISAALLAILPSDRQDDGEKQNSHILEDVKAEYRYVRSSILFRKLGGVCIAAGLGLGLIQPLAIFLMTERLGRAENDLQWFLLVNGVTMIIGGAMAMSLEIIGSGLSTEYWLTLGLQFISGFLFPFIHIGMNTKIMRNRQESFIGRVNRILTPLLMGSIVVTMMLSGIVKNAISLVPLYAVAGLFFLAGLVIIIPLFMIKSGIPLESGNTASR; from the coding sequence ATGAGCAATCCGCCTGTTTCTGGACCATCGATTCTGAGCAACCGTTTCGCGCAAACGATTATCGTCTCTGCTTTGTTTTTGCAAATCGGGGTATGGGTGAGAAATATCGCTATCCTGTTTTACGTAATCGACATGACCGGCGGCGACTCATTGGCCGTTTCATTCATCTCGGTCGCGGAATATGCGCCGATCTTCATTTTTTCGTTTATCGGAGGGACGTTGGCGAAACGCTGGCGGCCGAAAAAGACTATGGTGCGGTGCGACCTGTTAAGCGCGGCATCCATTCTCGGGGTGTTGTTCGCGATGGAGAACGGTTCATGGAAAGCGGTATTCTTCGCAACGTTGGTCTCGGCGATATTGTCTCAATTTACGCACCTCTCCGGTATGAAGTTATTCAAACTGCATGTGCCTGAACATTTAGTGCAGAAGGGAATGTCAGTGTATCAAACGTTGTACGCGGTATTTATGATCTTCGGACCGATCGTCGGCACGTTCGTTTATCGGAACTTCGGCATCGAGACTTCAATCGGTATAATGGGCGCTTCCTTTCTGATATCCGCCGCATTGCTGGCTATCCTGCCCAGCGATCGTCAAGATGATGGGGAAAAACAAAACTCGCATATATTAGAAGATGTTAAGGCAGAGTATCGCTACGTGCGGTCCAGCATCCTATTTCGCAAACTCGGTGGCGTATGTATCGCAGCGGGGCTCGGCCTTGGCCTGATTCAGCCGCTGGCGATTTTCCTCATGACGGAAAGGCTCGGAAGAGCGGAAAACGATTTGCAATGGTTTCTATTGGTCAACGGCGTTACGATGATTATCGGCGGCGCGATGGCAATGAGCTTGGAGATTATCGGCAGCGGCCTCTCGACGGAGTACTGGCTGACGCTGGGACTTCAATTCATTAGCGGATTCTTGTTCCCGTTCATCCATATCGGAATGAACACGAAGATTATGCGAAATAGGCAGGAATCGTTCATCGGTAGGGTCAACCGCATTCTGACTCCGCTGCTCATGGGATCAATAGTCGTTACGATGATGCTGTCCGGCATCGTCAAGAACGCGATCTCGCTCGTTCCGTTGTATGCGGTCGCCGGTCTATTCTTCCTCGCAGGTTTGGTGATCATCATTCCTCTATTCATGATAAAAAGCGGTATTCCGCTAGAATCAGGGAATACCGCCAGTCGCTGA
- a CDS encoding energy-coupling factor transporter transmembrane component T family protein, giving the protein MQLTFPHRETWLHRVNPTLKIVLFSLWFAAVILIHDFSVMMNVAIGSVLLLPWSGHPWRRLLLYASPFLLVFVSTSTGMMFFGKGETEWFRWGLVNITEESFFRGLHLGFRALSMAAVGLLFGLTTRPVSLFYSLMQQGRLSPKYAYSFLAAMRLVPILVEEFQTLRHALKVRGMRKRSQIVNFYQLLYRYAIPLLAQSIRRAHRIAVAMEAKRFAGEAKRTYYYIIGFSYRDIVFAGYAVGVFWVALTVGSEWPYADFTDVR; this is encoded by the coding sequence ATGCAACTGACCTTTCCGCACAGGGAAACATGGCTTCACCGCGTCAATCCTACGCTTAAGATCGTACTGTTCTCTTTATGGTTCGCGGCAGTTATCCTCATTCACGATTTTAGCGTCATGATGAACGTTGCTATCGGGTCGGTATTGCTCCTTCCGTGGTCCGGACATCCATGGCGGAGGCTGCTTCTATACGCTTCTCCTTTCTTGCTGGTGTTCGTGTCGACGTCTACGGGAATGATGTTTTTCGGTAAAGGAGAGACGGAGTGGTTCCGATGGGGATTGGTGAACATTACGGAAGAAAGCTTCTTCAGAGGGCTGCACCTGGGGTTCAGAGCGCTTAGCATGGCGGCCGTAGGACTTCTGTTCGGTCTAACGACTCGGCCGGTTAGCCTATTCTATTCCCTCATGCAGCAAGGAAGATTATCTCCGAAGTACGCGTACAGTTTCTTGGCCGCGATGAGGTTGGTTCCCATTCTGGTCGAAGAGTTTCAAACCCTGCGCCATGCTTTGAAAGTCAGGGGAATGCGTAAACGAAGCCAGATTGTAAACTTCTACCAATTATTGTATCGATACGCGATTCCGCTTCTCGCCCAGAGCATCCGACGTGCCCACAGAATTGCGGTAGCGATGGAGGCGAAGCGGTTTGCCGGGGAGGCCAAGAGAACTTATTATTATATTATCGGTTTCTCTTACCGGGACATCGTATTCGCGGGATATGCAGTCGGCGTATTCTGGGTCGCGTTGACGGTCGGATCGGAGTGGCCTTACGCGGATTTTACCGATGTTCGCTAA
- a CDS encoding ABC transporter ATP-binding protein — protein MTENGASFSPSLAVVAGVKNLKLKFAGEDALLFKGVSLSFREGEKTLLLGPSGCGKSTLLQVLSGLIPRSIDVPMIADETVVPERWGYVFQDPDTQFCMSYMDEEIAFVLENLRIPRDEMTPLIHRYLAQVGLDLPDVHVPIHTLSQGMKQRLAIASVLAMEPEVIFLDEPTALLDTEGTELVWSTIRSLSGDKTLIVVEHKIEGVIDFFDRVVVLSGDGAMIADGAPAEIFATMRNELQQYGIWYPGVWEHYLEIKPRKKEAHLRHSNDGRGVFLEMNDFRGIRGSGRPVIEVGKALVAPGQWIGVIGNNGAGKSSLLLAIMRLIKTEGICSIAGREIDNVEQAAENVAFVFQNPEFQFVTHSVREEIEYSLLLDGMSSEKRRGIAEKLMDELYLREVTSRHPYQLSMGQKRRLSVATAIVRGQSLLLLDEPTFGLDARNTFSLLEKLERLRTEGTSIIMVTHDERIVENFCTESWTIEDGRLTDATDLSAQGNMASPRQSYA, from the coding sequence ATGACGGAGAACGGAGCCTCCTTTTCCCCGAGTTTGGCCGTAGTCGCCGGTGTTAAGAACTTAAAGCTTAAGTTTGCCGGAGAGGACGCCTTGTTGTTCAAGGGCGTTTCTCTTTCTTTCCGCGAAGGGGAGAAGACGCTGCTGCTCGGTCCGAGCGGATGCGGGAAATCGACGCTGCTTCAAGTGTTGAGCGGACTGATTCCCCGATCGATCGATGTTCCGATGATTGCCGATGAAACCGTCGTTCCTGAACGATGGGGATACGTGTTCCAAGATCCGGATACGCAGTTCTGCATGTCTTACATGGATGAGGAAATAGCGTTCGTCTTAGAGAACTTGCGCATTCCCCGCGACGAGATGACACCGCTCATTCATCGTTATCTCGCTCAAGTCGGCTTGGATCTTCCGGACGTCCACGTCCCGATTCATACTTTGTCCCAAGGGATGAAGCAGCGGTTAGCCATCGCATCCGTTCTGGCCATGGAGCCGGAAGTGATCTTCTTGGACGAACCGACGGCGCTGCTGGATACCGAAGGCACGGAACTCGTGTGGTCAACGATTAGATCCCTATCCGGGGACAAAACGTTAATCGTCGTCGAGCACAAAATCGAAGGCGTGATCGACTTTTTCGACCGCGTAGTGGTGTTATCGGGAGATGGGGCGATGATCGCGGACGGCGCGCCGGCCGAAATTTTTGCGACCATGAGAAACGAACTTCAACAATACGGGATTTGGTATCCCGGCGTCTGGGAGCACTATCTAGAAATTAAACCTCGCAAGAAGGAAGCGCACCTACGCCATTCGAATGACGGGAGGGGCGTCTTCCTTGAAATGAACGATTTTCGCGGTATACGGGGGAGCGGGCGTCCGGTCATTGAAGTCGGCAAAGCTCTCGTCGCTCCCGGTCAATGGATCGGAGTCATCGGCAATAACGGAGCGGGCAAGAGTTCCTTGCTCCTCGCGATCATGCGACTGATCAAGACGGAAGGGATTTGCAGCATAGCGGGCAGGGAGATCGATAACGTCGAGCAGGCGGCCGAGAATGTCGCGTTCGTTTTTCAGAATCCGGAATTTCAATTCGTTACGCATTCGGTGCGAGAGGAGATCGAGTACTCGCTTTTGTTGGACGGCATGAGCTCCGAGAAACGGCGCGGGATAGCGGAGAAACTGATGGATGAACTATATCTTCGGGAAGTTACCTCGCGTCATCCCTATCAGCTGTCGATGGGGCAGAAAAGACGGTTAAGCGTCGCGACGGCAATCGTGAGAGGGCAGAGCTTGCTGCTTCTAGACGAGCCGACCTTCGGGCTGGACGCCCGGAATACGTTCTCTCTATTGGAGAAACTGGAGAGGCTGCGTACCGAAGGTACGTCGATAATCATGGTCACGCATGATGAGCGGATCGTGGAGAATTTCTGCACGGAGTCATGGACAATCGAGGACGGGAGACTTACCGATGCAACTGACCTTTCCGCACAGGGAAACATGGCTTCACCGCGTCAATCCTACGCTTAA
- a CDS encoding beta-galactosidase — protein MKLGVAYYPEHNKREQWNRDLEQIKEAGIERVRIAEFAWSRLEPNNGEFRWEWLDQFITLAEEYGLEVILCTPTACPPIWLVEEFPDVIPVDEEGRRNVFGARQHRCYNSPPYLHYSLRIVERMAIRYGSNANVVAWQLDNEFGGEQKRCYCDHCKAAFQNAMKAKYDTIDELNERWGNVFWSMEYQRFDQIATPKKYKADLWLKNNPSLEMEYSRFSSDAIVRYSREQIRLIRQHNVGESRPITTNRFPLNWGDNVHWPELVRDLDVAGIDLYSEHLHEIAFYADFNYSLKPGASWFMEYGPNVKNLREGMEQLRGRGCDWFTVFKFKPFPFGQEQGLQELVTLTGEPTDSYRVLQEWSSSYSGDSVSVTKVVPFVQSGVGLFFDFESSWVYTISVWGAQIHHRMHYPNYVIDTVYKSLYRENESHRIVWDADGVEGLHTLIVPLHIVHDRALEDAFLRFVDNGGALVVTSDLFQKNAENVFLDEIPRIYSELFGLSSFIVRPATEEPVLLRKSWGAGKVIVVNKDATPSEWESVVKELNI, from the coding sequence ATGAAGCTGGGAGTAGCCTATTATCCGGAGCATAACAAGCGGGAGCAGTGGAATCGTGATTTAGAGCAAATAAAAGAAGCAGGCATAGAAAGAGTACGGATTGCGGAGTTCGCGTGGTCGAGGCTGGAGCCGAATAACGGGGAGTTCCGGTGGGAGTGGCTGGATCAATTCATAACGCTGGCTGAGGAATACGGGCTGGAGGTGATTCTATGCACGCCGACGGCTTGTCCGCCGATTTGGTTGGTGGAGGAGTTTCCGGATGTGATTCCGGTAGACGAGGAAGGGCGTCGCAACGTCTTCGGGGCGAGGCAGCATCGTTGCTATAATTCTCCCCCTTATCTTCATTACTCTCTGCGAATCGTCGAACGGATGGCGATCCGTTACGGGAGTAATGCCAACGTCGTTGCATGGCAACTGGACAACGAATTCGGCGGCGAGCAGAAGCGGTGTTATTGCGATCACTGTAAGGCAGCATTCCAGAATGCGATGAAGGCGAAGTACGATACGATAGATGAGCTTAACGAGCGATGGGGTAACGTATTCTGGTCGATGGAATATCAGCGGTTCGATCAGATCGCTACGCCGAAGAAATACAAGGCGGACTTGTGGTTGAAAAATAATCCGAGCCTGGAGATGGAATATTCGAGGTTCTCCTCGGATGCGATCGTTCGATATAGCCGCGAGCAGATTCGACTAATCCGGCAACATAACGTCGGCGAGAGCCGTCCGATTACGACGAATCGTTTCCCGCTGAATTGGGGAGATAACGTACATTGGCCGGAGTTGGTGCGGGATCTGGACGTTGCCGGAATCGATCTCTATAGCGAGCATTTACACGAAATCGCCTTCTACGCGGACTTTAACTATAGCTTAAAGCCGGGAGCTTCGTGGTTCATGGAGTACGGTCCTAACGTAAAAAACTTACGCGAAGGAATGGAACAGCTGCGGGGCAGAGGGTGCGATTGGTTTACCGTGTTCAAGTTCAAGCCGTTCCCGTTCGGTCAGGAACAGGGTTTGCAGGAGCTTGTCACATTGACGGGCGAACCGACCGACAGCTATCGAGTGCTGCAAGAGTGGTCGTCTTCGTATTCGGGAGATTCCGTATCGGTAACGAAAGTCGTGCCGTTCGTTCAATCGGGTGTAGGTCTCTTTTTCGATTTCGAGAGCTCATGGGTCTATACGATCAGCGTTTGGGGAGCGCAAATCCATCACCGGATGCATTATCCGAACTACGTAATCGACACGGTATACAAGAGTCTGTATCGGGAAAATGAATCTCACCGGATTGTATGGGATGCAGATGGAGTGGAGGGGCTCCATACGCTCATCGTACCTTTGCACATTGTCCATGATCGTGCGTTGGAAGACGCGTTCTTGAGATTCGTGGACAACGGGGGCGCCCTTGTCGTCACTTCGGATCTGTTCCAGAAGAATGCCGAGAACGTATTCCTCGATGAGATTCCGCGAATCTACTCGGAGTTGTTCGGACTGTCCTCGTTTATTGTACGTCCAGCAACGGAGGAACCGGTGCTGCTTCGCAAGTCCTGGGGCGCGGGTAAAGTTATCGTCGTAAACAAAGACGCTACCCCCAGCGAATGGGAGAGCGTCGTTAAAGAGCTTAATATTTGA
- a CDS encoding acyl-CoA dehydrogenase: MINIPESIVREVRDNAANGDRNGRLTPTILNYIYDAKLFKVFVPEQLNGLMLPLPDALRVFEQAARVDGSFGWLVTIGSGGGFFSATLPPAQARELFGGTNAVVAGSGHANGIARPVEGGYLVSGQWKYCSGSTYASLFTANCRIEGLEGEETIIRSFAFLPDQVNIIQDWNSFGLKGTESHSISVDNAYVPSDRTFDIMDNPNYDDPIFRYPFMPFAQTSFAAVSLGICRHFAEEARSFAEEKREEWSRSRSQRMEGLLRALGEQDASLKAVADQFYETVERTWTSFGTNGEMTEQQQLEVGTISQRLAKSTLAYAHMIFPLLGMAVLMEDNAINAIWRDLHTVTQHSVLVPG; this comes from the coding sequence ATGATTAACATTCCCGAGTCTATCGTGCGCGAAGTGCGCGACAACGCCGCAAACGGCGATCGTAACGGTCGATTGACTCCGACGATATTGAATTACATTTACGATGCGAAGCTATTCAAAGTGTTCGTTCCGGAACAGTTAAACGGACTCATGCTTCCCTTGCCTGATGCACTGCGCGTGTTCGAGCAGGCGGCTAGAGTCGATGGCAGCTTCGGTTGGTTGGTCACGATCGGGTCGGGCGGCGGATTTTTCTCCGCTACGCTGCCTCCCGCTCAAGCGCGCGAGCTGTTCGGCGGCACGAACGCCGTCGTCGCGGGAAGCGGACATGCTAACGGAATCGCCCGACCGGTCGAAGGCGGATATCTCGTTAGCGGTCAATGGAAATACTGCAGCGGGTCGACTTACGCTAGTCTCTTTACCGCTAATTGCCGGATAGAGGGCTTGGAGGGCGAGGAAACCATAATTCGTTCGTTCGCTTTCTTGCCTGATCAGGTAAACATCATTCAGGATTGGAACTCCTTCGGTTTGAAGGGGACGGAGAGCCATTCGATCTCGGTGGACAACGCATACGTCCCCTCGGATCGCACGTTCGATATTATGGACAACCCTAACTACGACGATCCGATTTTCCGGTATCCGTTCATGCCGTTCGCCCAGACGTCCTTCGCCGCGGTTAGTCTTGGCATATGCCGACATTTCGCGGAGGAAGCTCGTTCCTTCGCCGAAGAGAAAAGAGAAGAGTGGAGTCGAAGCCGATCTCAACGCATGGAAGGACTATTGCGCGCGCTTGGCGAGCAAGATGCTTCATTGAAAGCCGTTGCAGACCAATTCTATGAGACGGTCGAACGGACGTGGACATCATTCGGGACTAACGGAGAGATGACGGAGCAACAACAGCTCGAAGTCGGAACGATCAGCCAGCGGTTGGCCAAAAGTACATTAGCATATGCGCATATGATTTTTCCGTTGCTTGGAATGGCCGTATTAATGGAAGACAACGCGATCAACGCGATTTGGCGGGATCTTCACACGGTGACCCAACATTCGGTTCTTGTTCCGGGATGA